ATCGGGGAGCTGCCGGTGGAGATCGTGGCCGTGGTGTCCAACCACGAGGACCATCGCGGACTCGTGGAGTGGCACGGCATCCCGTACCACCACATCCCGGTGACCAAGGAGAACAAGCCGGAAGCCGAGGCGGAGCTGCTCTCCGTCGTGGATCGGTACGGCGCCGAGCTGGTGGTCCTGGCCCGCTACATGCAGGTCCTCTCGGACGCGCTGGCCACCCGGATGGCCGGCCGCGTGATCAACATCCACCACTCCTTCCTGCCGTCCTTCAAGGGAGCGAAGCCCTATCACCAGGCGTGGGAGCGCGGCGTGAAGACGGTGGGCGCGACGGCGCACTACGTCAACGCGGAACTGGATGAGGGGCCGATCATCGCCCAGCAGGTCATCGATGTGGACCACACCCACTCGCCGGAGGATCTGGTGGCGGTGGGCCGCGACGCCGAGTGCAAGGCCCTCTCCAACGCGGTGCGCTGGCACTGCGAAGGAAGGGTCGTGCTCAACGGGAACCGGACCGTGGTCCTGCGGTGACCCTCCTCCTCGGGACGGCCGTGCCGGAGACTGGGGTCATGGGAACACCGGCGAGCCGCGCGGGGTCCACGGCCCGGCCCTCGCGGCCACGCTTGATCGCGAGCGATGTGGACGGCACGATCCTGAGTCCGGGCGGAGTCGTCTCCGCCCGGACCAGGGCCGCCTTCCGCCGCGCGCGTGAGGCCGGAACGGAGGTCGTCTTCGTGACCGGCCGTCCGATCCGCTGGCTCGGCCCTCTCGAGGAGCAGCTCGATCATGCCGGGACGGTCATCTGCTCGAACGGCGCGGTCGTCTGGGACATGGCCCGGCGGGAGGTGGTGGCCGCCGAGGCGTTCCGGCTGGAGCAGGCCCTACGGCTGCAGGAGATCATCAGGGCGTTGCACCCGGAGGCGGGGTTCTCCAGTGAACTGGTGACCGGTCCGCACCGTGAGCCCGCATTCCTCCGCCTCCATCCCGGCCTGCCCGTGGAGGACCAGGTCGTCGGGCCGCTCTCCGAGACGCTGGCGCCGAATGCCGCCGTCGTGAAGCTGCTCGCCATCTCGCCCGCGCTCAGCGCCGAGGAGTTCCACGCGCTCGTCGAGCCGGCCGTGCA
This portion of the Arthrobacter woluwensis genome encodes:
- a CDS encoding HAD family hydrolase, which gives rise to MGTPASRAGSTARPSRPRLIASDVDGTILSPGGVVSARTRAAFRRAREAGTEVVFVTGRPIRWLGPLEEQLDHAGTVICSNGAVVWDMARREVVAAEAFRLEQALRLQEIIRALHPEAGFSSELVTGPHREPAFLRLHPGLPVEDQVVGPLSETLAPNAAVVKLLAISPALSAEEFHALVEPAVQGLAHVTYSDVTRLPLLELAVPGVTKARTLEKHAASLGIGASEVIAFGDMPNDLEMLSWAGEGYAMADGHPEALAAARFRAPACADDGVAQVLETVLAR
- the purU gene encoding formyltetrahydrofolate deformylase is translated as MTGPEFVLTLDCGWSTGIVAAVSGFLAERGCDIEDIKEYGDRRGGHFYMRLHFEAKPGETAEALAEDFAAVAEPFGMTWTLRPAGEKTKVLLMVSKFGHCLNDLLFRARIGELPVEIVAVVSNHEDHRGLVEWHGIPYHHIPVTKENKPEAEAELLSVVDRYGAELVVLARYMQVLSDALATRMAGRVINIHHSFLPSFKGAKPYHQAWERGVKTVGATAHYVNAELDEGPIIAQQVIDVDHTHSPEDLVAVGRDAECKALSNAVRWHCEGRVVLNGNRTVVLR